A single genomic interval of Chitinophaga sp. 180180018-3 harbors:
- a CDS encoding helix-turn-helix domain-containing protein gives MFFLAVSLLAISIRVTKSVIYYFNPHLPKIYLQIGLSACFFIGPGLYYFFRSVQQQRTNIPSSWKWTLGALLVIVLLPGLIIPYQQYPETWRRIGVYLIYFEWMACLIAAGVVLRNILSAAQPGMSKVTGRFLLLIYAGNCLVFAAYMLALFSHVRWNYIAGGVCFSLVLYLTIFFVLYGARVEHILQGEEPARPEKRKLADNDAQAWLSKLEKVIAAEQLYKDPNLKLNDLAAKINITGHQLSQLLNEYLGKSFSTFVNEYRINEACKLITTHHHLTFEAIGYEVGYNSKSTFYAAFRKIKDMTPALFKENIPKTSTI, from the coding sequence ATGTTCTTCCTGGCAGTGTCGCTATTAGCGATCAGTATCCGGGTCACCAAATCTGTCATTTATTACTTCAATCCTCATCTGCCTAAGATTTACCTGCAGATAGGATTATCGGCCTGCTTTTTTATTGGCCCCGGTCTGTATTATTTTTTCAGATCCGTGCAACAGCAACGTACCAACATCCCCTCCTCCTGGAAATGGACGTTGGGTGCGCTACTGGTAATCGTGCTCCTGCCGGGGCTGATCATTCCCTATCAGCAATATCCTGAAACCTGGCGACGTATAGGAGTATACCTTATTTATTTTGAATGGATGGCCTGCCTTATTGCGGCGGGTGTTGTTTTAAGAAACATTTTAAGCGCTGCGCAGCCCGGGATGTCGAAGGTTACCGGAAGATTCCTGCTATTGATATATGCCGGTAATTGCCTCGTATTTGCAGCCTATATGCTGGCATTATTCAGCCATGTCAGGTGGAATTATATTGCCGGAGGGGTGTGCTTTTCACTGGTATTGTATCTGACCATCTTCTTTGTACTATACGGCGCCAGGGTAGAACATATACTGCAGGGTGAAGAACCCGCGAGGCCGGAGAAGCGGAAACTGGCTGATAACGATGCGCAGGCCTGGTTATCGAAACTGGAAAAGGTGATAGCCGCCGAACAATTATACAAAGATCCCAATCTGAAACTGAACGACCTCGCAGCAAAAATAAACATCACCGGACATCAGTTGTCGCAGTTACTGAACGAATACCTGGGCAAAAGCTTCTCTACATTCGTCAATGAATACCGGATAAACGAAGCATGCAAACTAATCACTACCCATCATCATCTTACCTTCGAAGCTATCGGATACGAGGTAGGCTATAACTCCAAGTCAACCTTTTATGCTGCTTTCCGGAAGATAAAAGACATGACACCTGCGCTTTTCAAAGAAAACATCCCAAAAACCAGCACTATATAA
- a CDS encoding TonB-dependent receptor → MMIRLILLTGLLVSTGPQISSAQISVRGKVVDSVYGQGIGYATVSLLTRNDSAMVRGQLTDTVGTFLLTGISPGRYILQISSVGYRKRYLPVFLQTTTDAGIIRLTANTSQLTGIQVSGSRPAFRREDDKLVLNISGNKLFATAANGYDILKKIPGLQVNGDGTLLLNGRTTPVIFVNGKQLQMSPEEQQQFLSSLSPDMLSSIEVINTPSSRYDGEFKAILDIRLKQDPRMGWKGAISTNLQQNAYTLSDNNLMITYRAGKMVYTARMGYTGGDRIRRYHALQHLANTDILTTNTRTLTGNNNLIFQAGADYNIAPDQRISLLLRGARLDRNIRSFNTLDATDATVQKAMMNTYTDNRSNPLQHSYAANLDYSGKWKKTQLDLLTSYVNISNRQDEDIQTHNAPDQQLLTYWLTNLNNDITIRTAQADVSINAGKATLLMGGRFAFTTTSNKLRYDTLDTPQHFVTDSSRTNNFLYNEYTGAAYISYSSSFKKLNYNLSLRTEYTHTNANSFTKNAVTERNYLKWLPGISVTYAFNKNQQLNVAYSRRLTRPTFTQLNPFRFYNSPLNYYVGNPDLKAATTDMLAVSYTYKNLMVTVNAGREWDAMVRYPEYDSITNVLEYLGKNIPFNDFAGVQVSFPLTVTKWWRMNHQVNGYYKKEQMPYHQATYRIPVTEYDFSGSQVFTLPAKYTFEIYYAYHSRGGNSLYKSMSLGNVDLSLQKQWMNGKLNTRINYYDIFDTYRVLYIFREKQIINNQLSHWFGNRKFALTVAYNFGRSTHKAMQEKKNEEENRVGL, encoded by the coding sequence ATGATGATAAGATTAATATTATTGACTGGCCTGCTGGTATCGACGGGCCCCCAAATCAGCAGTGCCCAGATATCTGTACGGGGAAAGGTGGTGGATAGTGTTTATGGCCAGGGGATCGGCTATGCTACAGTAAGTCTGCTAACGCGTAACGACTCCGCCATGGTTCGCGGGCAGCTTACTGATACAGTCGGTACTTTCCTGCTGACGGGTATTTCTCCGGGCAGATATATCCTCCAGATCAGCTCCGTTGGATATAGGAAGCGGTACCTGCCTGTCTTCCTACAAACAACAACAGATGCAGGCATTATCAGACTTACGGCCAATACCAGCCAGCTTACCGGTATTCAGGTCAGTGGCAGCCGGCCGGCTTTCCGGAGGGAAGATGATAAACTTGTGCTGAACATTTCGGGCAACAAACTATTTGCAACAGCCGCAAATGGCTACGATATCCTGAAAAAAATACCCGGCCTGCAGGTAAACGGCGATGGCACCCTCCTGCTCAACGGCCGCACTACACCTGTGATTTTCGTAAATGGGAAGCAATTACAGATGAGCCCTGAAGAACAGCAACAATTCCTTTCCAGCCTTTCTCCCGATATGTTAAGCTCCATTGAAGTGATTAATACACCTTCTTCCCGCTATGATGGTGAGTTCAAAGCCATCCTGGATATCAGGCTGAAACAGGATCCCCGCATGGGCTGGAAAGGAGCTATCAGCACTAACCTGCAGCAAAACGCCTATACGTTGTCCGACAACAATCTGATGATCACCTACCGGGCGGGAAAAATGGTATATACGGCACGGATGGGCTACACCGGGGGCGACAGGATACGCCGGTATCATGCGTTACAGCATCTTGCCAATACAGACATACTCACTACCAATACCCGGACGCTGACAGGCAACAATAACCTCATTTTCCAGGCCGGGGCCGATTACAACATTGCTCCGGATCAGCGCATTTCCCTGCTACTGCGGGGCGCCCGCCTCGACCGGAACATACGCTCATTCAATACCCTCGATGCAACGGATGCCACCGTACAAAAAGCAATGATGAATACGTATACGGATAATCGATCCAATCCACTGCAACATAGCTATGCCGCCAACCTGGATTATTCCGGCAAATGGAAAAAAACACAACTGGATCTGCTAACTTCTTATGTGAATATCAGCAACCGCCAGGATGAAGACATTCAGACACATAATGCCCCGGATCAGCAGCTATTGACCTACTGGCTGACCAATCTGAACAACGATATCACGATTCGCACCGCGCAGGCGGATGTTAGTATCAACGCGGGAAAAGCAACGCTTTTGATGGGAGGCAGATTTGCTTTTACCACCACTTCCAACAAACTGCGTTATGATACGCTCGATACCCCGCAACACTTTGTAACCGACAGCAGCCGCACCAATAACTTTCTTTATAATGAATATACCGGAGCAGCCTACATCTCTTACAGTAGCAGTTTTAAAAAGCTGAATTATAACCTGAGTCTGCGAACGGAATATACTCATACCAATGCCAATTCATTTACCAAAAATGCCGTAACAGAAAGAAACTATCTGAAGTGGTTGCCAGGCATTAGTGTTACCTATGCTTTCAATAAAAATCAGCAGCTGAATGTAGCCTACAGCCGGCGGCTGACCAGGCCTACCTTTACCCAGCTCAACCCGTTCCGGTTTTATAACAGTCCGCTTAACTACTACGTAGGTAATCCTGATCTGAAAGCTGCAACTACCGACATGCTGGCCGTTTCCTATACCTATAAAAATCTGATGGTAACTGTAAATGCAGGAAGGGAATGGGACGCCATGGTAAGGTACCCGGAATACGATAGCATCACCAATGTGCTGGAATACCTGGGAAAGAACATTCCATTTAACGATTTCGCTGGCGTACAAGTCAGTTTTCCTTTGACTGTTACCAAATGGTGGCGTATGAATCACCAGGTGAATGGTTACTATAAAAAAGAGCAGATGCCTTATCACCAGGCTACTTACAGGATACCGGTAACGGAGTACGACTTCAGCGGCAGCCAGGTGTTTACGTTACCGGCAAAGTATACTTTCGAAATATATTATGCCTATCATTCCAGGGGCGGGAATAGTCTTTATAAATCCATGTCGCTGGGCAATGTAGACCTGAGCCTGCAGAAACAATGGATGAACGGGAAATTGAATACACGTATCAATTACTACGATATTTTCGATACCTACCGTGTTCTGTATATTTTCCGGGAGAAGCAAATCATCAATAACCAGCTCTCTCATTGGTTTGGCAACAGGAAGTTTGCGCTGACTGTAGCGTATAATTTCGGAAGATCTACTCACAAGGCCATGCAGGAAAAGAAGAATGAAGAAGAAAACAGGGTTGGTTTATAA